The following are encoded together in the Zingiber officinale cultivar Zhangliang chromosome 8A, Zo_v1.1, whole genome shotgun sequence genome:
- the LOC122010222 gene encoding NEDD8-conjugating enzyme Ubc12-like, which produces MGIETGWLFSILSHGAAFSRFLLVPFAFPKLVRDSLRAGDGIRRRAEQAAAPAGDSSSNCRTMIKLFKIKDQKREDAANSSGKAPIKKQSAGELRLHKDISELNLPKSTDITFPNGKDDLMNFEISIRPDEGYYQGGTFIFTFQVSPSYPHEPPKVKCKTKVYHPNIDLEGNVCLNILREDWKPVLNINTIVYGLILLFMQPNDEDPLNHEAAVVLRDNPKLFETNVKRAMTGGYVGQVYFPRCT; this is translated from the exons ATGGGGATCGAAACAGGCTGGCTATTCTCTATTCTCTCGCACGGGGCTGCTTTCTCCCGATTCCTCTTGGTTCCCTTCGCTTTCCCCAAACTAGTGCGCGACAGCCTCCGTGCGGGCGACGGGATTCGAAGGAGAGCGGAGCAAGCGGCAGCACCGGCCGGCGATTCCTCATC CAATTGCAGAACAATGATAAAGCTTTTTAAAATTAAGGACCAAAAACGTGAGGATGCAGCAAATTCCAGTGGAAAGGCTCCTATCAAGAAACAAAGTGCTGGAGAATTGCGTCTCCACAAGG ATATTAGTGAGCTGAATCTACCAAAAAGCACGGACATAACATTTCCAAATGGCAAGGATGATCTGATGAATTTTGAAATCAGCATAAGACCTGATGAAGGATACTATCA AGGTGGTACGTTTATTTTCACATTCCAAGTATCTCCTTCTTATCCTCACGAACCACCAAAGGTCAAATGCAAGACAAAG GTTTACCATCCTAATATTGACTTGGAGGGAAATGTCTGCCTTAACATTCTGCGTGAAGACTGGAAGCCTGTGCTTAACATTAATACTATTGTTTATGGCTTGATTCTTCTCTTCATG CAACCCAATGATGAGGATCCCCTAAATCATGAGGCGGCAGTGGTTCTCCGCGACAACCCCAAGTTATTCGAGACGAACGTGAAAAGGGCAATGACCGGAGGTTATGTGGGTCAAGTCTACTTCCCAAGGTGCACATGA
- the LOC122010220 gene encoding 2-phytyl-1,4-beta-naphthoquinone methyltransferase, chloroplastic-like isoform X1, which translates to MLFHFVGMAVVRRPPASLSSSAALHRRPPLPRPVFSFPRSFFSFSSPLGKTRICCSAQRQALFNRIAPIYDDLNDLLSLGLHRSWKRMCISWSGAKKGDRALDLCCGSGDLTFLLSQKVGLQGEVCGLDFSREQLSIASVRQDLYWKASYQNIQWIEGDALNLPFPDCYFDAITMGYGLRNLVDRQKALREIFRVLKPGSKVSILDFNKSTSNLVNTAQEWMLDKVVVPVASNYGLSQEYEYLKGSIAEFLTGKELESLVDEIGFSKARHYEIGGGFMGNLMATK; encoded by the exons ATGCTTTTCCATTTCGTCGGCATGGCTGTAGTTCGCCGCCCTCCGGCATCACTGTCTTCATCGGCCGCCCTCCACCGCCGTCCGCCGCTACCTCGACCTGTCTTCAGCTTTCCGCGATcctttttctccttttcttccccACTGGGAAAGACTCGAATCTGCTGCTCCGCCCAACGGCAGGCGCTCTTTAACCGCATCGCCCCCATCTACGACGAT CTGAACGATCTGCTCAGCTTGGGGCTGCACCGATCCTGGAAGAGGATGTGCATCTCCTGGAGCGG GGCAAAGAAAGGGGATCGAGCACTTGATCTGTGCTGCGGAAGTGGCGATTTGACGTTCCTTCTCTCCCAGAAGGTGGGACTCCAAGGAGAG GTTTGCGGTCTAGATTTCTCAAGAGAACAACTATCCATTGCTTCCGTTCGTCAAGACTTGTATTGGAAAGCTTCCTACCAAAACATTCA GTGGATTGAAGGTGATGCACTAAATCTACCATTTCCAGATTGCTACTTTGATGCAATTACCATGGGATATGGATTGCGTAATTTGGTTGACAGACAAAAAGCTCTCAGGGAGATTTTTCGGGTTCTAAAGCCAG GTTCAAAGGTCTCCATCTTAGATTTCAATAAGAGCACATCAAATCTCGTAAACACGGCACAA GAATGGATGCTAGACAAGGTAGTCGTTCCCGTTGCAAGCAACTACGGGCTTTCGCAAGAGTACGAGTACTTGAAAGGATCAATTGCTGAATTTTTAACAG GAAAAGAATTGGAAAGCCTTGTCGATGAAATAGGATTTTCCAAAGCGAGGCACTACGAAATTGGTGGAGGTTTCATGGGGAATCTAATGGCAACCAAATAG
- the LOC122010220 gene encoding 2-phytyl-1,4-beta-naphthoquinone methyltransferase, chloroplastic-like isoform X2 — MLFHFVGMAVVRRPPASLSSSAALHRRPPLPRPVFSFPRSFFSFSSPLGKTRICCSAQRQALFNRIAPIYDDLNDLLSLGLHRSWKRMCISWSGAKKGDRALDLCCGSGDLTFLLSQKVGLQGEVCGLDFSREQLSIASVRQDLYWWIEGDALNLPFPDCYFDAITMGYGLRNLVDRQKALREIFRVLKPGSKVSILDFNKSTSNLVNTAQEWMLDKVVVPVASNYGLSQEYEYLKGSIAEFLTGKELESLVDEIGFSKARHYEIGGGFMGNLMATK, encoded by the exons ATGCTTTTCCATTTCGTCGGCATGGCTGTAGTTCGCCGCCCTCCGGCATCACTGTCTTCATCGGCCGCCCTCCACCGCCGTCCGCCGCTACCTCGACCTGTCTTCAGCTTTCCGCGATcctttttctccttttcttccccACTGGGAAAGACTCGAATCTGCTGCTCCGCCCAACGGCAGGCGCTCTTTAACCGCATCGCCCCCATCTACGACGAT CTGAACGATCTGCTCAGCTTGGGGCTGCACCGATCCTGGAAGAGGATGTGCATCTCCTGGAGCGG GGCAAAGAAAGGGGATCGAGCACTTGATCTGTGCTGCGGAAGTGGCGATTTGACGTTCCTTCTCTCCCAGAAGGTGGGACTCCAAGGAGAG GTTTGCGGTCTAGATTTCTCAAGAGAACAACTATCCATTGCTTCCGTTCGTCAAGACTTGTATTG GTGGATTGAAGGTGATGCACTAAATCTACCATTTCCAGATTGCTACTTTGATGCAATTACCATGGGATATGGATTGCGTAATTTGGTTGACAGACAAAAAGCTCTCAGGGAGATTTTTCGGGTTCTAAAGCCAG GTTCAAAGGTCTCCATCTTAGATTTCAATAAGAGCACATCAAATCTCGTAAACACGGCACAA GAATGGATGCTAGACAAGGTAGTCGTTCCCGTTGCAAGCAACTACGGGCTTTCGCAAGAGTACGAGTACTTGAAAGGATCAATTGCTGAATTTTTAACAG GAAAAGAATTGGAAAGCCTTGTCGATGAAATAGGATTTTCCAAAGCGAGGCACTACGAAATTGGTGGAGGTTTCATGGGGAATCTAATGGCAACCAAATAG
- the LOC122010220 gene encoding 2-phytyl-1,4-beta-naphthoquinone methyltransferase, chloroplastic-like isoform X3 has product MCISWSGAKKGDRALDLCCGSGDLTFLLSQKVGLQGEVCGLDFSREQLSIASVRQDLYWKASYQNIQWIEGDALNLPFPDCYFDAITMGYGLRNLVDRQKALREIFRVLKPGSKVSILDFNKSTSNLVNTAQEWMLDKVVVPVASNYGLSQEYEYLKGSIAEFLTGKELESLVDEIGFSKARHYEIGGGFMGNLMATK; this is encoded by the exons ATGTGCATCTCCTGGAGCGG GGCAAAGAAAGGGGATCGAGCACTTGATCTGTGCTGCGGAAGTGGCGATTTGACGTTCCTTCTCTCCCAGAAGGTGGGACTCCAAGGAGAG GTTTGCGGTCTAGATTTCTCAAGAGAACAACTATCCATTGCTTCCGTTCGTCAAGACTTGTATTGGAAAGCTTCCTACCAAAACATTCA GTGGATTGAAGGTGATGCACTAAATCTACCATTTCCAGATTGCTACTTTGATGCAATTACCATGGGATATGGATTGCGTAATTTGGTTGACAGACAAAAAGCTCTCAGGGAGATTTTTCGGGTTCTAAAGCCAG GTTCAAAGGTCTCCATCTTAGATTTCAATAAGAGCACATCAAATCTCGTAAACACGGCACAA GAATGGATGCTAGACAAGGTAGTCGTTCCCGTTGCAAGCAACTACGGGCTTTCGCAAGAGTACGAGTACTTGAAAGGATCAATTGCTGAATTTTTAACAG GAAAAGAATTGGAAAGCCTTGTCGATGAAATAGGATTTTCCAAAGCGAGGCACTACGAAATTGGTGGAGGTTTCATGGGGAATCTAATGGCAACCAAATAG